One window from the genome of Desulfobacterales bacterium encodes:
- a CDS encoding helix-turn-helix transcriptional regulator, giving the protein MNLKEFVKKQRKINGLTQTQLARKAGVGLRFVRDLEQGKATLRMDKVNQVLQLFGKTLGPVDWHPEIGED; this is encoded by the coding sequence ATGAATCTGAAAGAATTTGTAAAAAAACAACGTAAAATTAACGGATTGACCCAAACCCAGCTTGCCCGCAAGGCCGGGGTTGGGCTGAGGTTTGTAAGAGATTTGGAACAGGGTAAGGCAACCTTGAGAATGGACAAGGTAAATCAGGTTCTGCAGTTATTCGGCAAAACACTTGGCCCCGTTGATTGGCATCCTGAAATTGGTGAGGATTAA